From Coturnix japonica isolate 7356 chromosome 1, Coturnix japonica 2.1, whole genome shotgun sequence, the proteins below share one genomic window:
- the CD47 gene encoding leukocyte surface antigen CD47, with the protein CNFFIFHFLVDSCYEGKPLPVEKCERQFNLIQSIVISALLIFIIVLCWAQLGVIALKCETVRKRKKDVTIACSILTVIAIVAIVLFIQDGGIRMNQVGLAFTVLPAGMLMVLQYSIFKLILDHMTRSGYALLGFQVVGYLIAVIGFGLSISACPSVLLSVVIAGIVIMAVADLLALVYVYSCSRMKDHQTPRIQKERCKNDVLKTETEPTAEMRDV; encoded by the exons tgtaatttttttatatttcattttctagttGACAGTTGCTACGAGGGAAAACCTCTCCCAGTGGAAAAGTGTG AGCGGCAGTTCAATCTAATCCAGAGTATCGTCATCTCAGCGTTGCTGATCTTCATTATCGTTCTTTGCTGGGCTCAGTTAGGTGTTATTG cgTTGAAATGCGAAACTGTTCGTAAGAGGAAAAAGGACGTTACTATAGCATGTAGCATCCTCACCGTCATCGCTATTGTAGCTATCGTGCTTTTTATCCAAG ATGGCGGTATTAGAATGAATCAGGTTGGCCTTGCTTTTACCGTACTACCTGCTGGGATGCTGATGGTGCTTCAATACTCTATATTTAAATTGA TTCTGGATCATATGACACGCAGTGGATACGCTCTGTTAGGCTTTCAAGTTGTGGGTTACCTAATTGCTGTAATTGGCTTTGGACTGTCTATCTCAG cctGTCCTTCAGTCCTTCTGTCTGTTGTAATTGCCGGCATAGTTATTATGGCTGTTGCGGATCTTCTTGCTCTGGTTTATGTCTATAGTT GTTCCAGAATGAAAGATCATCAAACTCCGAGG ATACAAAAGGAGCGATGCAAGAATGATG tattaaagACAGAGACCGAACCTACTGCAGAAATGCGTGATGTTTGA